From a region of the Fibrobacter sp. UWB16 genome:
- a CDS encoding FISUMP domain-containing protein, producing the protein MKKTLLSFGLIGFTALFFGCSEDAPAPMAPDTSYNYSSSSVYVGQSSSAQQIRYSSNTVIIDKKDTTIKKEIITVSGSSIKYPDIVSDPVFCWTKGCESTVKPPSSSSKSAPVAKSSSSAGGITIDNPEEKTPVVQGLSMTDTRDNQTYTLIQVGSKLWMAQDMNYSVANSECYNESDANCTTNGRLYTYNAAQKACPSGWRLPNREEAQAAINSEAMPWSYSGRCKDGDCNFLGDMGFHWTSGTPESGDKKFDENGGTSAALIIVEKSPEYIKDKEGEERLFFQVDSKTKRFSVRCVQE; encoded by the coding sequence ATGAAGAAAACACTCCTTTCTTTCGGCCTTATCGGCTTTACAGCCCTGTTTTTTGGTTGTTCCGAAGATGCGCCAGCTCCAATGGCGCCCGATACCTCGTACAACTACTCCTCGTCTTCCGTTTATGTAGGCCAGTCTTCCAGCGCCCAACAGATACGTTACTCTTCCAACACAGTAATTATCGACAAGAAAGACACGACTATCAAGAAGGAAATCATCACCGTCTCCGGTTCAAGCATCAAGTATCCGGATATCGTAAGCGATCCGGTGTTCTGCTGGACTAAGGGTTGCGAAAGCACGGTCAAGCCGCCTTCTTCCTCTTCCAAGTCGGCTCCGGTCGCAAAGTCGTCCTCTAGCGCTGGCGGTATCACCATCGACAATCCTGAAGAGAAGACGCCTGTTGTCCAAGGTCTTTCCATGACCGACACGCGCGACAACCAGACCTACACCCTTATTCAAGTTGGCTCAAAGCTCTGGATGGCCCAGGATATGAATTACTCCGTCGCCAACAGCGAATGCTACAACGAATCTGACGCCAACTGCACGACAAACGGTCGACTCTATACATACAACGCCGCCCAGAAGGCATGTCCCAGCGGCTGGCGCCTTCCGAATCGCGAAGAAGCCCAAGCGGCCATCAACAGCGAAGCCATGCCTTGGAGCTATAGCGGACGCTGCAAGGATGGCGACTGCAACTTCCTGGGCGACATGGGCTTCCACTGGACCTCTGGCACCCCGGAATCCGGCGACAAGAAATTCGACGAAAACGGCGGTACAAGCGCAGCTCTCATTATCGTGGAAAAATCTCCCGAATACATCAAGGACAAGGAAGGCGAAGAAAGATTGTTCTTCCAGGTGGACTCCAAGACTAAGCGCTTCAGCGTCCGCTGCGTTCAGGAGTAA
- a CDS encoding NADH-quinone oxidoreductase subunit A, whose translation MSNVEIFDTTFAMTILVIMALCIPTILLVANWVLHPGKLKQTIIKGSAYECGLAHVSGTANERYPVKYYMVAMLFLVFDLEVAFIYPWTIQFLAGGWELLFILLGFLLILEAGYIYLLKKGVLDWNSVKD comes from the coding sequence ATGAGCAATGTTGAAATTTTCGACACCACCTTCGCCATGACGATCCTCGTGATCATGGCTCTCTGCATCCCTACAATCCTTCTTGTGGCCAACTGGGTCTTGCATCCGGGTAAGCTCAAGCAGACTATTATTAAGGGTTCTGCTTACGAATGCGGTCTGGCTCACGTTTCCGGTACGGCCAACGAACGCTATCCGGTGAAGTACTACATGGTGGCCATGCTCTTCTTGGTGTTCGACCTTGAAGTCGCCTTTATCTACCCCTGGACGATCCAGTTCCTCGCTGGTGGCTGGGAACTCTTGTTCATCCTCCTCGGATTCCTCCTGATCCTCGAAGCCGGTTACATCTACCTCCTCAAGAAGGGTGTCCTGGACTGGAACAGCGTTAAGGACTAA
- a CDS encoding ATP-binding cassette domain-containing protein has translation MPILSVQNILLRFGGPPLLDNVSFDIEAGDRICLVGRNGEGKSTLLKVLTGEMEANSGEIVKKTGLKVSRMIQEIPAHLDGTVRDIVMGRVSVVSGGSVISKKILDDGAHNATAEAILGKTGIDADAPYDSLSGGQKRRVLFARAVAEDPDLLLLDEPTNHLDIPAIQWLEGIVTRLNCAVMFVSHDRAFVRRTATRIFELDRGRVRSWDFPYDKFVQFRDQALAEEEKANALFDKKLAEEEVWIRKGIQARRTRNEGRVRALIKMREERAARRSRTGNVNMQITEADRSGRLVARLKNVSYSYDGSPLISDLSTEISRGDRIGIVGPNGSGKTTLLRLILGELQPESGEVRLGSNLHIAYFDQMRTRLREDKSLIENIGDGQAYITLNGVKRHVLSYLQDFLFSADRARGPISALSGGERNRLLLACLFSHPSNVLVLDEPTNDLDMETLDLLAELLADYNGTVLTVSHDRAFLDSVATGILAIEDGGHVFEAVGGYSDYEANKKLRDKEAAQAARLAAEREAEKLARLSAGAGAASAAPAPAKKKKRSYNEEREYAALPEKIEKLEKEIADYQLELSKPEVYTNATLIVELQKKIADDETLLEQAYERFEALDNLG, from the coding sequence ATGCCCATTTTGTCGGTTCAGAATATTTTGCTGCGTTTTGGCGGTCCGCCGCTTTTGGATAATGTCTCGTTCGATATCGAGGCGGGTGACCGCATTTGCCTTGTGGGCCGTAATGGCGAGGGCAAGAGCACGCTTTTGAAGGTGCTGACCGGCGAGATGGAAGCAAATTCCGGCGAAATCGTAAAGAAGACGGGGCTTAAAGTCTCCCGCATGATCCAGGAAATCCCCGCACATCTTGATGGGACTGTTCGCGACATTGTGATGGGCCGCGTGTCCGTGGTGAGCGGAGGTTCCGTGATTTCCAAGAAGATTCTGGACGATGGAGCGCACAATGCGACTGCCGAGGCGATTCTTGGTAAAACGGGTATCGATGCGGATGCGCCTTACGACAGCTTGAGCGGTGGCCAGAAGCGCCGTGTGCTTTTTGCGCGTGCCGTGGCCGAAGACCCGGACTTGCTTTTGCTCGACGAACCGACGAACCATTTGGACATTCCTGCCATTCAGTGGCTGGAAGGGATTGTGACGCGCTTGAATTGCGCGGTGATGTTCGTGAGCCATGACCGTGCTTTTGTCCGCCGTACGGCAACCCGCATTTTTGAGCTTGACCGTGGCCGTGTGCGCAGCTGGGACTTCCCGTACGACAAGTTTGTGCAGTTCAGGGACCAGGCGCTTGCCGAAGAAGAAAAGGCGAATGCACTTTTCGATAAGAAGTTGGCTGAAGAAGAAGTCTGGATCCGCAAAGGCATCCAGGCCCGCCGTACGCGCAACGAGGGGCGAGTCCGCGCCTTGATTAAAATGCGCGAAGAACGCGCGGCCCGCCGCTCCCGTACGGGCAATGTGAACATGCAGATTACGGAAGCCGACCGTTCCGGGCGCCTCGTTGCGCGTCTCAAGAACGTGAGCTATTCCTATGATGGGAGCCCGCTCATTAGCGACCTCTCGACCGAAATCAGCCGTGGCGACCGCATTGGCATTGTGGGGCCGAATGGCTCCGGCAAGACGACGCTTTTACGCTTGATTCTCGGCGAACTCCAGCCGGAATCGGGTGAAGTGCGCTTGGGCAGTAACCTCCATATTGCCTATTTCGACCAGATGCGCACCCGCTTGCGCGAAGACAAGTCGCTCATTGAGAATATCGGCGATGGCCAGGCTTATATCACGCTCAACGGCGTCAAACGCCATGTATTAAGTTATTTGCAAGACTTCCTGTTCTCGGCAGATCGCGCCCGCGGCCCGATTAGTGCGCTTAGCGGCGGTGAACGCAACCGCCTTTTGCTCGCGTGCCTCTTTAGCCACCCGAGCAACGTCTTGGTGCTTGACGAACCGACGAATGACTTGGACATGGAAACCCTCGACCTTTTGGCGGAACTTTTGGCCGACTATAACGGCACCGTCCTGACAGTCAGTCATGACCGAGCCTTCCTCGACTCCGTGGCGACCGGCATCCTCGCCATCGAAGATGGCGGCCACGTTTTTGAAGCCGTCGGCGGCTACTCCGATTACGAGGCAAACAAGAAGCTCCGCGATAAGGAAGCCGCCCAGGCCGCCCGCCTGGCCGCCGAACGCGAAGCCGAAAAGCTGGCTCGCTTAAGCGCTGGCGCCGGCGCCGCCTCTGCGGCCCCCGCCCCCGCGAAAAAGAAAAAGCGCAGCTACAACGAGGAGCGCGAATACGCCGCCCTCCCCGAAAAAATCGAAAAACTCGAAAAGGAAATTGCCGACTACCAGCTGGAACTTTCCAAGCCCGAGGTCTACACGAACGCCACCCTCATCGTGGAACTCCAGAAAAAGATTGCCGATGACGAGACCCTGCTCGAACAGGCCTACGAACGCTTCGAAGCCCTTGACAATTTGGGATGA
- a CDS encoding Ig-like domain-containing protein, with product MKSLSLSFAMILAGAVSGIAGTSVWSYDKHKGNEVQPARWGDVYSQPSGSTAALDSSSNYMEFSTNLNVDTEDYAAAGFSLVWKTSGTIDLSSYSGICLTYKADRPFRVDLKQSTIEDYNYHGAVLPAQADFAPVFIDFSEVAQEPGWGETVALDLTKQLAIQINYKEGIASEVSESDANRTKNVITVAAVSLGECSTPVVSGLKLLEPYDKEQTVSVKESETLKIDLKKVFSAGEDEVVSIVTKVSPATLLTLTKPEGDPTLTDELVFTPKAVDEDASGTITVTAMSETSEKFVKATFNVTVKDESAVGPTCPGDPECPDDPPANNPPVVLSPYDKTAPEVELTEGVDTLKIVLAKLFADEDNDPLTFTVELGAPLMTVLDDVKKLTLKDTLHIITKSVKKDTTFLVTVNATDGKIEGVVKAHHRVTIIDVPNVIVPPAVCDLEYTVNEDGSLSVPWNRGIWVECGQPDGFVVFGPVDSTKHGELVKADGIIIDTMGAFTYIPNKDFYGDDTLTYVFIEREKREGEERLTSAKGTIAIHVKAVNDAPVAKVSDSTFIKDTLVLDMDFDEDTVSQIKIPVKSLSFTDIEVTDGSQKLTYGALGGKKIKAELDSLNKTSYFISVKSVTGASGLDSILVFATDGVDTTGVHIYVKLVSPKDLAQAAADEYTAFKDSTLSVSAKEGVLANDKYPEGVTKGMTAELAQKPAHGTLTLNKDGSFKYTPAEDFEGKDYFGYYCVVNETKSKAVIVTISVEERNMLPTVVVKSSTLDTTVTEDFPSSRPIKYTKATVTSWFKDPEGDPLTYSAKSKDGKLKVEITDKGVLEINSVPDSTGKAYVVVTATDKKSGSKSFEFCVTIKPVNDKPELLHADTAYVSNSGWTVKWDLDTLVVDVDGDELTYSPNETSALSKLVTISMKGSVITVKANSGVKFKDDQKVNVGVKVSDPDKANVTIPLCIIVGEKPAGLMPQLAQPKNNWQNAVMAKRGAVSMMDMQGRVIWKAKLPVNPAEVLNASAKVQGRKILRVNTQTWTIK from the coding sequence ATGAAATCGCTATCATTGTCTTTTGCGATGATTTTGGCCGGGGCGGTCTCGGGTATCGCCGGCACAAGTGTTTGGAGTTACGATAAACATAAGGGTAACGAAGTTCAGCCTGCAAGATGGGGCGATGTCTATAGTCAGCCAAGTGGTTCTACGGCTGCATTGGATTCTTCTTCCAATTACATGGAATTTTCGACGAATTTGAATGTCGATACGGAAGACTACGCTGCTGCCGGTTTTTCGTTAGTATGGAAGACTTCTGGAACTATAGACCTTTCGTCCTATTCTGGAATTTGCTTGACCTATAAGGCTGATCGTCCGTTCCGTGTGGACTTGAAACAGTCTACAATTGAAGACTATAACTACCATGGCGCGGTTCTCCCGGCTCAGGCGGATTTTGCGCCTGTGTTTATTGATTTTTCGGAAGTTGCACAGGAACCGGGTTGGGGCGAGACAGTCGCTTTGGACTTGACAAAGCAACTTGCCATCCAGATCAACTATAAGGAAGGCATTGCATCCGAAGTCAGTGAAAGCGACGCCAACAGGACCAAGAATGTCATTACAGTGGCTGCCGTTTCCCTCGGTGAATGCTCTACTCCTGTCGTATCGGGCCTCAAACTCCTTGAACCCTATGACAAGGAACAGACTGTTTCGGTCAAGGAATCTGAAACTTTAAAGATTGACCTCAAGAAAGTCTTTTCCGCAGGTGAAGACGAAGTGGTTTCTATTGTAACTAAGGTTTCGCCGGCGACTTTGCTCACGCTGACGAAGCCTGAAGGCGACCCGACTTTGACGGATGAACTCGTTTTCACTCCTAAGGCTGTTGATGAAGATGCCTCTGGTACAATTACCGTTACGGCGATGAGTGAAACTAGTGAAAAGTTTGTGAAGGCTACGTTCAATGTCACGGTTAAGGATGAATCTGCCGTTGGCCCGACATGCCCGGGTGACCCGGAATGCCCGGATGATCCTCCTGCAAATAACCCGCCTGTCGTGCTTTCTCCATATGACAAGACTGCTCCTGAGGTGGAATTGACCGAAGGCGTCGATACTTTGAAGATTGTTCTTGCAAAGCTTTTTGCTGATGAAGACAACGACCCGCTTACCTTTACTGTCGAATTGGGTGCTCCTCTGATGACGGTTTTGGATGATGTGAAAAAGCTCACTTTGAAGGATACGCTTCACATTATAACTAAGAGTGTTAAGAAGGATACGACGTTCCTTGTTACCGTCAATGCGACGGACGGCAAGATTGAAGGTGTTGTCAAGGCTCATCATCGTGTGACCATTATCGATGTTCCGAATGTGATTGTTCCGCCTGCTGTTTGCGATCTCGAATATACGGTCAATGAAGATGGTAGCTTGAGTGTCCCGTGGAATAGAGGTATTTGGGTAGAATGCGGTCAGCCGGACGGATTCGTCGTTTTTGGACCGGTTGATTCGACCAAGCACGGAGAACTTGTTAAGGCTGATGGTATTATAATTGATACTATGGGTGCATTTACCTATATACCGAACAAGGATTTCTACGGCGATGATACGCTCACCTATGTGTTTATTGAACGTGAAAAGCGTGAAGGTGAAGAAAGACTCACTAGTGCTAAAGGTACTATTGCTATTCACGTGAAGGCTGTCAATGATGCTCCGGTTGCAAAGGTTTCTGACAGCACGTTCATCAAGGATACGCTTGTGCTTGACATGGACTTCGATGAAGATACCGTGTCCCAGATTAAGATCCCGGTCAAGTCTCTCTCCTTTACGGACATCGAAGTTACCGATGGCTCGCAGAAGCTTACTTACGGCGCTCTCGGTGGAAAGAAGATCAAGGCCGAACTGGATAGCTTGAACAAGACGTCTTACTTCATCTCTGTGAAATCGGTTACCGGCGCAAGTGGTTTAGACTCCATCCTCGTCTTTGCAACGGATGGTGTCGATACTACGGGTGTGCACATCTATGTCAAGCTCGTTTCTCCGAAGGATTTGGCTCAGGCTGCTGCTGATGAATACACGGCATTCAAGGATAGCACGCTTTCTGTGAGTGCCAAGGAAGGCGTCCTTGCTAATGACAAGTACCCCGAAGGTGTAACGAAGGGTATGACGGCTGAACTTGCCCAGAAGCCTGCTCATGGAACGCTTACCCTCAATAAGGACGGTAGCTTCAAGTACACGCCGGCCGAAGATTTCGAAGGTAAGGATTACTTTGGTTACTACTGCGTTGTCAACGAAACGAAGTCCAAGGCGGTTATTGTGACGATTTCTGTTGAAGAACGCAACATGCTCCCGACGGTTGTCGTAAAGTCCTCTACTCTCGATACGACTGTGACTGAAGACTTCCCGTCTTCGAGACCGATCAAGTACACGAAGGCTACTGTGACTTCTTGGTTCAAGGATCCGGAAGGAGACCCGCTGACCTATTCTGCAAAGAGCAAGGATGGCAAGCTCAAGGTCGAAATTACGGACAAGGGCGTTCTTGAAATCAACTCTGTTCCGGATTCTACTGGCAAGGCCTATGTGGTCGTGACGGCAACGGACAAGAAGTCTGGCTCCAAGAGCTTTGAATTCTGCGTGACGATCAAGCCGGTGAACGACAAGCCTGAACTTTTGCATGCCGATACGGCTTATGTGTCGAACAGCGGCTGGACGGTCAAGTGGGATCTTGATACGCTTGTCGTCGATGTCGATGGCGATGAATTGACTTACAGTCCGAATGAAACGTCTGCTTTGTCGAAGTTGGTGACAATTTCTATGAAGGGCTCCGTTATTACGGTGAAGGCCAATAGCGGTGTTAAGTTCAAGGACGACCAGAAGGTCAACGTTGGTGTGAAGGTTAGCGATCCGGACAAGGCCAATGTGACGATTCCGCTTTGCATCATCGTCGGTGAAAAGCCTGCAGGTTTGATGCCGCAGCTTGCCCAGCCGAAGAACAACTGGCAGAATGCTGTTATGGCTAAGCGCGGTGCTGTTTCGATGATGGACATGCAGGGTCGCGTCATCTGGAAGGCTAAGCTCCCGGTGAACCCGGCTGAAGTGCTCAATGCTTCTGCTAAGGTTCAGGGCCGCAAGATCCTCCGCGTCAACACTCAGACCTGGACGATTAAGTAA
- a CDS encoding acetate/propionate family kinase translates to MRVLVLNCGSSSVKFAVIDTKTQESIASGLVENIGVNGHTKAKGPEGKIDFNFDCPTHAEAVDQVKKFLDAQKLTDTIEAIGHRVVHGGKYIKSEKVSQEVIDYIRSITLFAPLHEPALATGMECATKFFPGLPQVAVFDTAFHQTMPQKAYLYGIPYKFYENDGIRRYGAHGTSHRFVTAEACKVLGTKPEETCLITAHLGNGSSCSAILNGQCVDTTMGFTPLEGLIMGTRSGSLDPAILFYIAKKYGEEYGTIDKLDHLVNKESGLLGLSGLSNDMRTLTQAASEGNKRAQIALDVFCYRLTREIGGLAMALPRIDAIVFTGGIGENSFYVRKQALDNLKLLGYQVDEERNLKSGKESNHLITKDGTPKAIVVATNEELLIALDTEALVK, encoded by the coding sequence ATGCGCGTACTCGTTCTCAACTGCGGCAGCTCCTCTGTAAAATTTGCTGTCATCGATACAAAGACCCAGGAATCCATCGCTAGCGGCCTCGTCGAAAACATCGGCGTGAACGGCCACACCAAGGCTAAGGGTCCTGAAGGCAAGATTGACTTCAACTTCGACTGCCCCACGCATGCCGAAGCTGTGGACCAGGTCAAGAAATTCCTCGACGCCCAGAAACTCACCGACACGATCGAAGCCATCGGCCACCGCGTCGTGCATGGCGGTAAGTACATCAAGAGCGAAAAGGTCTCTCAAGAAGTCATCGACTACATCCGCAGCATCACGCTCTTTGCCCCGCTCCACGAACCCGCACTCGCAACCGGCATGGAATGCGCTACCAAGTTCTTCCCGGGTCTCCCGCAGGTCGCCGTGTTCGATACGGCTTTCCACCAGACCATGCCGCAGAAGGCTTACCTCTACGGTATCCCGTACAAGTTCTATGAAAACGACGGCATCCGCCGTTACGGTGCACACGGCACAAGCCACCGCTTCGTGACTGCCGAAGCTTGCAAGGTTCTCGGCACCAAGCCCGAAGAAACCTGCCTTATCACAGCTCACCTCGGCAACGGCTCCAGCTGCTCCGCCATCTTGAACGGCCAGTGCGTCGATACCACGATGGGCTTCACACCGCTCGAAGGCCTTATCATGGGCACCCGCTCCGGTAGCCTCGACCCGGCAATCCTCTTCTACATCGCTAAGAAGTACGGCGAAGAATACGGCACCATCGACAAGCTCGACCACCTCGTGAACAAGGAATCTGGCTTGTTGGGCCTCTCTGGACTTTCTAACGACATGCGTACTCTCACGCAGGCGGCAAGCGAAGGCAACAAGCGCGCCCAAATCGCTCTCGACGTCTTCTGCTACCGTCTCACCCGCGAAATCGGCGGCCTCGCCATGGCACTCCCGCGCATCGATGCTATCGTCTTCACGGGCGGCATCGGTGAAAACAGCTTCTACGTCCGCAAGCAGGCTCTCGACAACCTGAAGCTCCTCGGCTACCAGGTCGACGAAGAACGCAACCTCAAGAGCGGCAAGGAATCCAACCACCTCATCACGAAGGATGGCACGCCGAAGGCAATCGTCGTTGCAACAAACGAAGAACTGCTCATCGCTCTCGATACCGAAGCACTGGTGAAGTAA
- a CDS encoding phosphatase PAP2 family protein: MLKKIFDFDNRVSVYWTNRHFSRKVNGWLRFYVRLGDGYIWALFIAFLIWKIGWESFLPILWQALVSLAMSLLIYEGVKLSTKRPRPFAANPQIKAEVPPLDKYSFPSGHTMNNLAVASTVFYCVPQYGWIMMLLPLTWGLLRVYFGVHWFSDIICGFLLGILSFVLGHVLWIPISAAIGA; this comes from the coding sequence ATGTTGAAGAAAATTTTTGATTTTGACAATCGTGTTTCGGTTTACTGGACCAATCGTCATTTTTCACGCAAGGTGAACGGCTGGTTGCGCTTTTACGTGCGCCTTGGCGATGGCTATATCTGGGCTTTGTTCATTGCATTTTTGATTTGGAAAATTGGTTGGGAAAGTTTTTTGCCGATTCTCTGGCAGGCACTTGTTTCGCTTGCGATGAGCCTTTTGATTTATGAAGGCGTTAAGCTCAGCACCAAGCGTCCGCGTCCGTTTGCCGCAAATCCGCAAATCAAGGCGGAGGTTCCGCCGCTCGACAAGTACAGCTTTCCGTCGGGCCATACGATGAACAATTTGGCGGTGGCAAGCACGGTGTTTTATTGCGTGCCGCAGTACGGATGGATTATGATGCTGTTGCCGCTCACGTGGGGACTTTTGCGCGTGTACTTTGGCGTGCACTGGTTCTCGGATATTATCTGCGGATTCTTGCTTGGTATCTTGAGCTTTGTGCTCGGACACGTTTTGTGGATCCCGATTTCTGCAGCTATTGGCGCTTGA
- a CDS encoding histidine phosphatase family protein, which produces MTNDFVQISDFFAQADWNSKIYLLLRHAERNHITPGDKDFGAHVGLTDCGRRQAVALGKMIPAIGDAVYFSSPVGRCMETAKCIGEGRKLAGFGACAGASVNVTPLNELGDFFVRDVTAYEQTLREGFYEGICEWLDSGEHDAFWPLHERAEQMREMMFAKGDSRFNIFVTHDAWTVPCLSHFCNLKFQPKCWMNFLTGLAFERSEKGNVKVTPITAMETGWLHF; this is translated from the coding sequence ATGACTAACGACTTCGTACAAATTTCAGACTTTTTTGCCCAGGCTGACTGGAACTCTAAAATTTATCTGTTGTTGCGCCATGCCGAACGCAACCACATCACGCCCGGTGACAAGGATTTTGGTGCACATGTGGGGCTTACGGATTGTGGGCGTCGCCAGGCGGTAGCGCTTGGCAAAATGATTCCTGCCATTGGCGACGCTGTTTATTTTTCGAGCCCGGTCGGGCGTTGCATGGAAACCGCAAAGTGCATTGGTGAGGGCCGTAAGCTCGCGGGTTTTGGGGCTTGTGCGGGCGCCTCGGTGAATGTCACGCCGCTGAATGAACTTGGCGATTTCTTTGTCCGAGATGTGACTGCATACGAGCAGACTTTGCGAGAAGGTTTTTACGAAGGTATCTGTGAGTGGCTAGACTCCGGCGAGCACGATGCGTTTTGGCCGCTTCACGAGCGTGCTGAACAGATGCGCGAGATGATGTTTGCAAAAGGGGATTCGCGTTTCAATATCTTCGTGACGCACGATGCCTGGACGGTTCCATGCCTTTCGCATTTCTGCAATTTGAAGTTTCAGCCAAAATGCTGGATGAACTTTTTGACGGGTCTTGCTTTTGAACGCTCTGAAAAAGGCAACGTGAAAGTCACACCCATCACTGCCATGGAAACGGGCTGGCTGCATTTTTAA
- a CDS encoding SIR2 family protein, with protein MMQSNCYRRIFVLGSGFSKSFSPQMPTLRDLNELIPFGIPDEFPHFRDYCKRFLTLCNGDSDYLGIEPLATSILSAQIFPGERERLYHASLRFELLRFIASVIRRDNDVLNESAAAILKKFLVSCENDSASGSRETLLLSFNYDTLIETAIANDKELCEQVSVDYGVKIDPADRSAKRGKKTRTIDLIKLHGSLNWFPVKGASDELDLKNVCEVEPQDRSFPIYCEDTPIFIPMAHAKESFLRGSLFNLLWSKADYYLKNAEEIYFIGYGFPKTDINNLEFLLRHRDRFKKVVIFEHDGRHDLERLQKLLGENLVESCDAKEFLEKLK; from the coding sequence ATGATGCAGTCGAATTGTTATCGCCGTATTTTTGTACTTGGTTCTGGTTTCAGCAAGTCCTTCTCGCCGCAGATGCCCACGCTCCGCGACTTGAACGAACTTATCCCTTTTGGAATCCCGGACGAGTTCCCGCATTTTCGCGATTACTGCAAGCGCTTTTTGACGCTCTGCAACGGCGATAGCGATTACCTTGGCATCGAGCCTTTGGCAACGTCTATTCTCTCGGCGCAGATTTTTCCGGGCGAGCGTGAACGTCTTTACCATGCGTCGCTCCGTTTTGAACTGTTGCGCTTTATTGCAAGCGTTATCCGTCGCGATAACGATGTGCTTAACGAATCAGCTGCTGCGATTCTCAAGAAATTTTTGGTGTCTTGCGAAAACGATTCGGCATCGGGTTCCCGTGAAACACTCTTGCTCTCGTTCAATTACGACACGCTTATTGAAACCGCAATTGCGAACGACAAGGAACTTTGCGAACAGGTTTCTGTGGATTACGGCGTGAAAATTGACCCTGCCGACCGCTCGGCAAAACGCGGCAAGAAAACCCGGACGATTGACCTTATCAAATTGCATGGTTCGCTCAACTGGTTCCCTGTCAAGGGCGCAAGCGATGAACTCGATTTGAAAAATGTCTGCGAAGTCGAACCGCAAGACCGCAGTTTCCCCATCTACTGTGAAGACACGCCCATTTTCATTCCGATGGCGCATGCCAAGGAATCTTTCTTGCGTGGGAGTCTTTTCAACTTGCTATGGTCCAAGGCCGATTACTATCTGAAAAATGCCGAAGAGATTTACTTTATCGGTTACGGTTTCCCGAAGACGGACATCAACAATCTGGAATTCCTGTTGCGCCATCGCGACCGCTTTAAGAAGGTGGTCATCTTTGAACACGATGGTCGCCATGACTTAGAGCGCTTACAGAAGCTGCTTGGCGAAAATCTCGTCGAATCTTGCGATGCAAAAGAGTTTTTGGAAAAACTGAAGTAG
- the folD gene encoding bifunctional methylenetetrahydrofolate dehydrogenase/methenyltetrahydrofolate cyclohydrolase FolD → MAALILDGKALAKTTEEELSARVASLKEKTGKTPILATILVGDDPASATYVKMKGNACARVGMESIRVVMDKNTTTEELLNKIQELNENPNVHGILLQHPVPRHIDERAAFEAIDARKDVDGVTCLGFGRMSMGERAYGCATPAGIMRLLKAYNIPLAGKHAVVVGRSAILGKPMAMMLLNANCTVTICHSKTENLPEFVKQADILVGAVGKPEFIKKSWIKPGAVVVDAGYHPGGVGDIEKGLEEVASAYTPVPGGVGPMTINTLIYQSVESGESLIK, encoded by the coding sequence ATGGCAGCACTCATTCTCGATGGCAAGGCTCTTGCCAAGACTACTGAAGAAGAACTCAGCGCCCGCGTGGCGAGCCTCAAGGAAAAGACCGGCAAGACCCCGATTCTTGCAACGATTCTCGTGGGCGACGATCCGGCTAGCGCCACTTACGTCAAGATGAAGGGCAACGCCTGCGCTCGCGTGGGCATGGAAAGCATCCGCGTGGTGATGGACAAGAACACCACGACCGAAGAGCTCCTCAACAAGATTCAGGAACTCAACGAAAACCCGAACGTGCATGGCATCCTCTTGCAGCACCCGGTTCCGCGCCACATCGACGAACGCGCCGCTTTCGAAGCCATCGACGCCCGCAAGGACGTAGACGGCGTGACATGCCTCGGCTTTGGCCGCATGTCCATGGGCGAGCGTGCTTACGGTTGCGCAACGCCGGCCGGCATCATGCGTCTCCTCAAGGCCTATAACATTCCTCTCGCAGGTAAGCACGCCGTGGTCGTTGGCCGCAGCGCCATCCTCGGAAAGCCGATGGCCATGATGCTTCTCAACGCGAACTGCACCGTGACCATTTGCCACAGCAAGACCGAAAACCTTCCGGAATTCGTGAAGCAGGCAGACATCCTCGTGGGTGCCGTCGGCAAGCCGGAATTCATCAAGAAGTCCTGGATCAAGCCGGGTGCAGTTGTCGTGGACGCTGGTTACCACCCGGGTGGCGTCGGCGATATCGAAAAGGGTCTCGAAGAAGTTGCCTCCGCATACACTCCGGTTCCGGGCGGTGTCGGTCCGATGACCATCAACACCCTCATCTACCAGAGCGTGGAATCCGGCGAATCCCTCATTAAGTAA